A window of the Bacteriovorax sp. PP10 genome harbors these coding sequences:
- a CDS encoding class I SAM-dependent methyltransferase, with protein MKNYLIDGKQESERLNFQNKMDICDLDQELAHYKWNQEHRVLDAGCGNGNLVEKLLQKEIKHIDGLDFSDNRIADAKKRFSHLKNVRFFQGSLEETNLEAASYDTIVCRYIYEHLTNPTTVLKELNRLLKPDGEINIINFDDMVFNFHTKNEAFNKELKKAKSRIPQDLEVGRKLPQYLKQNGYDRVEWQAVTYFFQGERLELEKTNSKMRFEQGRENLSRYFDSMKDYELFVDNYMNELNDDCNVLSSSKFLIKARKKT; from the coding sequence ATGAAAAATTATTTGATTGATGGAAAACAAGAAAGTGAACGTTTAAACTTTCAAAACAAAATGGATATTTGCGATCTGGACCAGGAGCTTGCTCACTATAAATGGAATCAAGAACATCGCGTGCTTGATGCTGGTTGTGGAAATGGAAACTTAGTTGAGAAGCTTTTACAAAAAGAAATTAAACATATTGATGGTCTTGATTTCAGTGATAACCGCATTGCCGATGCGAAAAAAAGATTTTCTCACTTAAAAAATGTCCGCTTCTTTCAAGGTTCTCTTGAAGAAACGAATTTAGAAGCTGCTTCTTACGATACAATCGTATGCAGATATATCTATGAACACTTAACTAATCCTACAACTGTTTTAAAAGAGCTTAACCGTTTATTAAAACCAGATGGCGAAATCAACATCATCAATTTTGATGATATGGTTTTTAATTTTCACACTAAAAACGAAGCGTTCAATAAAGAATTAAAGAAGGCCAAGTCGAGAATCCCTCAGGATCTTGAAGTGGGAAGAAAACTTCCTCAGTACTTAAAACAAAATGGTTATGACAGAGTTGAATGGCAGGCCGTTACTTATTTCTTCCAAGGTGAGCGTCTGGAACTTGAGAAAACAAACTCAAAAATGAGATTTGAACAAGGCCGTGAAAACCTTTCTCGTTACTTTGATTCAATGAAAGACTATGAACTTTTCGTAGACAATTATATGAACGAATTGAATGACGACTGCAACGTTCTTTCATCGAGCAAGTTTTTGATCAAGGCCCGCAAAAAAACTTAA
- a CDS encoding SLC13 family permease, translated as MILGMTHDQLIFIAIMIISIVLFITEYLRVDVIAMLIILALSITGLIEVKEAFSGFSSEPAIIVAAVFVLSAGLSHTGVTDMIGEWITKLSGKGEVRAIFVIMISVAAMSAFTHHLMVTAMMLPIIMKICKDEKDLHASRLLIPMATAASLGTTMTLIGAPAFLLANNILKRAGEPSLGLFTVGKIGLPLVLCGIAFCILMKWILPKTSGEDDSDDKFKLTDITTELIVVENSPWIGKTLEQMITEKEKQFSLLSWVRGDKIQDCTKKDTTLEVGDNFIIRTTPDELVSFDGEHGLVLKALHKFSDGKEHLVTLAGEEKRILKAVIAHNSIFVGRTVAQIDFYNRFGVAIVGIWRKSGWISTGVADVIIRAGDMLVIWGPKEKLNELTNHRGFLMVLPFFASSMKRGKSKLSTSIMLVSIVLAATGTLPAYLAFMAGAMAMILTKCVNIEQAYESIEVKIYVMIAGVIPLGIAMEHTGVDKILAAQIKNFTGDWSPVAMLLIFYWISALLTQILSDAATTVLLAPIAVAFAKSAHISPTAAVVCVTMGAVASFLTPIGHHGNLLILSPGGYRFADFLKIGLPLTVLLSLITCFMSLMIWH; from the coding sequence ATGATTTTAGGCATGACCCATGACCAGTTAATCTTTATCGCGATTATGATCATCTCAATTGTTTTGTTTATTACAGAGTATTTGCGGGTTGATGTTATTGCGATGTTAATTATTTTAGCTTTATCCATTACGGGACTTATTGAAGTCAAAGAAGCTTTCTCAGGATTTTCAAGCGAGCCCGCCATTATCGTTGCGGCCGTCTTTGTTCTGTCCGCAGGACTCTCCCACACCGGTGTCACCGACATGATTGGTGAATGGATTACAAAACTCTCCGGCAAAGGTGAAGTGCGGGCAATTTTTGTTATTATGATTTCAGTGGCAGCGATGTCGGCCTTTACTCACCACTTAATGGTCACGGCGATGATGCTTCCAATTATTATGAAAATTTGTAAGGATGAAAAAGACTTGCATGCTTCCCGCCTGCTTATCCCAATGGCCACAGCAGCTTCCTTGGGGACAACAATGACTCTCATTGGTGCTCCGGCCTTTTTACTGGCCAATAACATTTTAAAACGCGCTGGCGAACCAAGTCTTGGACTCTTCACTGTAGGAAAAATTGGTCTTCCTCTTGTTTTATGTGGAATTGCTTTTTGTATTTTAATGAAATGGATTCTTCCTAAAACATCCGGTGAAGATGATTCAGATGACAAATTTAAACTGACAGATATTACGACAGAGTTAATCGTTGTTGAAAACAGTCCATGGATAGGCAAAACCCTTGAGCAAATGATCACTGAAAAAGAAAAGCAGTTTAGCCTTCTTTCATGGGTGCGTGGAGACAAGATTCAAGACTGTACAAAAAAAGACACTACGCTGGAAGTTGGAGATAATTTTATTATTAGAACAACTCCGGATGAGCTAGTCTCGTTCGATGGAGAGCATGGTTTAGTATTAAAGGCCCTGCATAAATTTAGTGACGGCAAAGAACATCTCGTCACACTTGCCGGAGAAGAAAAAAGAATCTTGAAGGCCGTCATTGCTCATAACTCTATCTTCGTTGGCCGTACAGTGGCACAAATAGATTTTTATAACCGCTTTGGTGTCGCGATCGTAGGAATCTGGAGAAAGTCTGGTTGGATTTCAACTGGTGTGGCTGACGTGATAATCCGCGCTGGTGATATGCTTGTGATCTGGGGACCAAAAGAAAAGCTAAATGAACTTACAAATCACCGTGGCTTTTTAATGGTGTTGCCATTTTTTGCTTCTTCGATGAAGAGAGGTAAAAGCAAACTATCAACTTCCATTATGCTGGTCTCGATTGTTCTGGCCGCAACCGGGACTTTGCCTGCCTACCTTGCCTTCATGGCCGGGGCCATGGCGATGATCCTCACGAAATGTGTCAACATTGAGCAGGCCTATGAATCCATCGAAGTTAAAATTTATGTCATGATTGCAGGTGTAATCCCTCTCGGGATTGCAATGGAGCACACAGGAGTTGATAAAATTCTCGCGGCCCAAATTAAAAACTTTACAGGTGACTGGTCACCAGTCGCAATGCTGTTAATTTTTTATTGGATTTCAGCTCTCTTAACTCAAATTCTTTCTGATGCCGCGACAACTGTTCTCCTCGCCCCCATCGCAGTGGCCTTCGCCAAAAGTGCACACATCTCACCGACAGCTGCGGTTGTTTGTGTAACGATGGGTGCTGTTGCCTCTTTCCTCACACCAATCGGGCATCATGGGAATTTATTAATTTTAAGTCCCGGCGGTTACCGTTTCGCTGACTTTTTAAAAATAGGACTGCCGCTCACTGTGCTTTTATCATTGATCACTTGTTTTATGAGCTTAATGATTTGGCATTAA
- a CDS encoding mechanosensitive ion channel family protein: MSFLIVSSKLKKWLLASVTKNRGVNTSNWRATITLSYYALIGIGLVGILQTTGLDLSFFTVLTGAIGIGVGFGMQTIFSNFVSGIIILLEKPLKLGDRIEVGTIAGNVQNISVRATTIVTNDNVSIIVPNSDFISKQVINWSHSGNRVRVTISVPVSYDSDPVLVEQLLLQVADNEPGVLKAPAPKVQLTEFAESGLRFSLLVWTQEYTDRLGVLKSLLNFGVLKVFKENKIRIPYPQREIHVFNEDPTKETKL, translated from the coding sequence ATGTCCTTTCTTATCGTCTCCTCTAAACTAAAAAAATGGCTTCTGGCCTCTGTCACTAAAAATAGAGGTGTCAATACGAGCAACTGGCGTGCAACTATCACTCTTAGTTACTACGCTCTTATTGGAATTGGTTTGGTTGGAATTCTTCAAACCACAGGACTCGATCTAAGTTTCTTCACCGTCCTAACCGGTGCTATCGGTATTGGTGTCGGTTTCGGAATGCAGACGATCTTCAGCAATTTTGTCAGTGGAATCATTATTCTCTTGGAAAAACCACTTAAGCTTGGTGATCGAATTGAAGTCGGAACAATCGCAGGAAATGTTCAAAACATTTCAGTGCGTGCGACAACGATTGTGACCAATGATAATGTTTCAATTATTGTTCCTAATTCTGATTTCATTTCAAAACAAGTTATCAACTGGAGTCATTCAGGCAATCGGGTAAGAGTCACAATTTCAGTCCCAGTCTCTTACGACTCTGACCCTGTATTAGTTGAGCAACTCTTATTACAAGTGGCAGACAATGAACCAGGAGTGCTCAAGGCCCCTGCTCCTAAAGTTCAACTGACGGAGTTTGCTGAGAGCGGTTTGAGATTTAGTCTTCTCGTCTGGACACAGGAATACACTGATCGTTTAGGTGTATTAAAGAGTCTACTTAATTTTGGCGTTCTAAAAGTTTTCAAAGAAAATAAAATCCGCATTCCTTATCCTCAACGAGAGATTCACGTCTTCAATGAGGATCCTACTAAAGAGACTAAATTATGA
- the trxA gene encoding thioredoxin — protein sequence MGEFMKHVDTSNFEEIVLKSDKPVVVDFWAEWCGPCKVLGPVLEEVSKEIGDKVEIVKLNVDDSRELTAKYGIRGIPTMIMFKNGQLVSTLVGSQPKSEVLKFALS from the coding sequence ATAGGAGAATTTATGAAACATGTAGATACAAGTAACTTTGAAGAAATCGTCTTAAAATCTGATAAACCAGTCGTTGTAGATTTCTGGGCAGAGTGGTGTGGACCTTGTAAAGTCCTAGGCCCGGTACTTGAAGAAGTCTCAAAAGAGATTGGTGATAAAGTTGAAATCGTAAAATTGAATGTTGATGACTCGAGAGAGTTAACAGCGAAATACGGAATTCGTGGAATTCCAACCATGATCATGTTCAAAAATGGTCAATTAGTTTCTACGTTAGTAGGAAGCCAGCCAAAATCAGAAGTTCTAAAATTTGCGTTAAGCTAA
- a CDS encoding caspase family protein gives MKKFGIIIAIEEYSTQVLPELAKIEFAVNDANSIKTAFTDQLYVEEDELLFLTNEDANKASIEKKMQNIFARLTSEDELYFYYVGHGFNTKSQNRITCWDTDNSNLEETSLSLEEILLAPLKASKSKKGFIFIDSSAEELKSKNKMKSAASNLVEKEYSEFIRSTPGYSFFLSCYPGEKSFVSVQAKHGIWALQLLNALNGKDDAAIGKDNIISNLSLSKYLSAKIPQYITKTMFINDRQSPYAVVDLSNSTPLIAFESDDEEESKNVEIQFTQYILSREQHIPFKNLEAFNKAKHKIPKDHSSFASKLATELAQDEFLKKEIESLFDNARRTLRLKNSNTVKDPEGGALHTEYFRYNISAQQSDNDFTEVTIRRELELRVPLNSFPMPIDEIFTEGFDTITFPIKGTLDVDALEDALYDLEDDNQGTFEQKDNVFSFFPKNIKGIDKVELSKNTLKIRFASSQTSVKEILDYTQQTLEIMATTLKNLLT, from the coding sequence ATGAAAAAGTTCGGAATTATCATTGCCATTGAAGAGTACTCGACACAAGTTTTGCCTGAGTTGGCAAAAATCGAGTTTGCAGTTAATGATGCCAACTCAATCAAAACAGCTTTCACTGATCAACTTTATGTTGAAGAAGACGAATTGCTTTTTCTAACAAATGAAGACGCTAATAAAGCTTCAATCGAAAAGAAAATGCAGAATATTTTCGCACGCCTGACTTCGGAAGATGAACTCTACTTTTATTACGTAGGTCATGGTTTCAATACTAAGTCTCAAAACAGAATCACTTGTTGGGATACTGATAATTCTAATCTTGAGGAAACATCACTTTCTCTTGAAGAAATTCTTCTTGCACCATTAAAGGCCAGCAAAAGTAAAAAAGGGTTTATCTTTATCGACTCTTCTGCTGAAGAATTAAAATCAAAAAATAAAATGAAGTCTGCGGCCAGTAATCTGGTAGAAAAAGAATACTCTGAGTTCATACGTTCAACTCCAGGTTATTCATTTTTCTTATCATGTTACCCCGGAGAAAAATCATTTGTCTCTGTTCAGGCCAAACACGGTATCTGGGCCCTGCAATTATTAAATGCCTTAAATGGTAAAGATGATGCGGCCATTGGAAAAGACAATATTATTTCCAATCTTTCTTTAAGTAAGTACTTGTCTGCAAAAATCCCTCAGTATATTACGAAAACAATGTTTATCAATGACAGACAAAGCCCTTATGCCGTTGTCGATCTTTCAAACTCCACTCCGTTAATCGCTTTTGAAAGTGACGATGAAGAAGAAAGTAAGAATGTTGAAATCCAATTCACTCAGTACATTCTTTCTAGGGAGCAACACATCCCTTTTAAGAACCTGGAAGCTTTTAATAAGGCCAAACATAAAATCCCAAAAGATCACAGCAGCTTTGCCTCAAAGCTTGCCACTGAGCTTGCTCAGGATGAATTCTTAAAAAAAGAAATTGAAAGCCTTTTTGATAATGCCAGAAGAACTCTGCGTTTAAAAAATAGCAACACAGTAAAAGACCCTGAAGGTGGCGCTCTTCACACAGAGTACTTCAGGTACAATATCAGCGCTCAGCAATCTGACAATGATTTTACTGAAGTCACGATCAGAAGAGAGCTGGAGCTAAGAGTTCCACTCAACAGCTTCCCTATGCCCATTGATGAAATCTTCACAGAGGGTTTTGATACGATCACCTTCCCGATCAAAGGGACATTGGATGTAGATGCCCTGGAAGACGCTTTGTACGATCTTGAAGATGACAATCAGGGGACGTTTGAACAAAAAGATAATGTCTTTTCATTCTTTCCAAAGAATATTAAAGGAATCGATAAAGTTGAATTATCGAAAAACACTTTAAAAATTAGATTTGCTTCTTCTCAGACATCGGTAAAAGAAATTTTGGATTACACTCAGCAGACTTTAGAAATCATGGCGACAACACTTAAGAATCTTCTGACATAA
- a CDS encoding class I SAM-dependent methyltransferase, with the protein MKQLILITLMTLSSCATHQGAPLKSATEEVIAPEFYITPKTIEKAVSSPYRTPEFKERDMYRHPEDTLTFFGVKPTMKVLEITPGTGWYTEILAPFLNERGQYIMATHPAGSAAPQSGHIAEWSKKYPDIAKNMKSTIFDLSNPNLELGEEGSIDMVLTFRNVHNWMAKDNEDVAFKAFFKVLRKGGILGVVEHRAPNDRTDPKASTGYVRESDMIKMAKKAGFKYLGKSEVNSNPKDTKDYEKGVWTLPPTFALKKTDREKYQAIGESDRMTLKFSRP; encoded by the coding sequence ATGAAGCAATTAATCCTCATAACACTTATGACTTTGTCCTCATGTGCAACTCATCAGGGTGCTCCATTAAAATCTGCCACTGAAGAAGTGATTGCTCCCGAATTTTATATAACCCCGAAAACTATTGAAAAGGCCGTGTCGAGTCCTTACCGCACTCCTGAATTTAAAGAGCGCGATATGTATCGTCATCCTGAGGATACGTTAACTTTCTTCGGTGTAAAACCTACAATGAAGGTTTTAGAAATTACTCCGGGGACAGGCTGGTATACTGAAATCCTTGCACCATTTTTAAATGAGAGGGGACAATATATAATGGCGACTCATCCTGCAGGAAGTGCTGCCCCTCAGTCAGGCCATATTGCAGAGTGGTCAAAAAAATATCCAGACATTGCTAAGAATATGAAGTCCACAATTTTTGATCTTAGCAATCCTAATCTTGAATTAGGTGAAGAGGGTTCCATTGATATGGTATTAACTTTCAGAAATGTGCATAACTGGATGGCCAAAGACAATGAAGATGTAGCTTTTAAGGCCTTTTTTAAAGTTTTAAGAAAAGGCGGAATATTAGGAGTCGTTGAACATAGAGCTCCTAATGATCGCACTGATCCCAAGGCTTCCACAGGATATGTAAGGGAGAGCGATATGATTAAAATGGCAAAAAAAGCAGGGTTTAAGTATTTAGGTAAATCTGAAGTGAACTCTAATCCAAAAGACACAAAAGATTATGAAAAAGGTGTGTGGACTCTGCCACCAACATTTGCACTAAAAAAAACAGACCGTGAAAAGTATCAAGCGATTGGTGAAAGTGACAGAATGACTTTGAAGTTTTCCAGACCTTAA
- a CDS encoding DUF4423 domain-containing protein, whose product MENTQKKDFLEVVKGDFELRCKNVASYSLRSYAQFLGVSPATLSLYFTKKIELSPKIFGIISAKLNLDPDLLAYYRDIVVNNKSKKLLVNYDNDGHSALEMDEFSFISDWYHYAILEIFSLKNHQTDPAWIAQKLGIADVEKIELAIERLIKLNLLQKNADGKMESVDRFTSILDYSYSSAAMRERQKQILCLSKDKIDAIAIAERDHSGLTIAVDSKLMPEIKDKIKKFRRSLGNYIGKNSTTRDAVYEIQISFFPLTDITSNPTSTIDTII is encoded by the coding sequence ATGGAAAACACACAAAAAAAAGATTTCCTTGAAGTAGTCAAAGGTGATTTCGAGCTAAGATGTAAAAACGTCGCTAGTTACTCTTTGCGCTCATATGCCCAGTTCCTGGGAGTTTCTCCTGCGACACTTTCGCTTTATTTCACAAAAAAAATAGAATTGTCGCCAAAAATATTTGGAATTATCTCGGCAAAACTCAATCTGGATCCAGATCTACTTGCTTATTATAGAGATATTGTTGTTAATAATAAAAGTAAAAAGCTTCTTGTTAATTACGACAACGATGGGCATTCAGCACTTGAAATGGATGAGTTTAGCTTTATTTCAGACTGGTACCACTACGCTATCCTGGAAATTTTCAGCTTAAAAAATCACCAGACTGATCCTGCATGGATTGCTCAAAAGCTTGGGATTGCAGATGTCGAAAAAATAGAACTTGCGATTGAGCGCTTGATCAAACTTAACTTACTTCAAAAAAATGCCGATGGAAAAATGGAAAGTGTAGACCGCTTCACTTCTATTCTCGACTATAGCTACTCTTCTGCGGCCATGAGAGAAAGACAAAAGCAAATCCTATGCCTGAGCAAAGATAAAATTGATGCTATCGCCATTGCCGAAAGAGATCACTCTGGGCTGACAATAGCAGTAGATTCAAAACTGATGCCTGAGATTAAAGACAAAATTAAAAAATTTCGTCGCTCACTGGGAAACTATATTGGCAAAAATAGTACGACGAGAGATGCTGTTTATGAAATTCAAATAAGTTTTTTTCCACTAACAGATATTACGTCAAATCCCACTAGCACCATCGACACAATTATTTGA
- a CDS encoding DUF4214 domain-containing protein, which yields MTFKNNSSGFTLAEVVIAMGISSVVILGAGGFLKTSFDSSVSTNKRIDKNEYFDEMSKTISNRLTCGETLKNLSVGSSVTGIKKQGQNIFAVGQSLAKDTTLSSITLEQNPNWTPVAEKYGPARLKIQVAANGVTTTKYFPISIQLDKDKKVIGCSQKLELGSVKEDIYNEVCTTVVGGSLNSKKCNWTKPIHYDYVYIPAPPPAPVGPECYGPICAMYASELGRMPDAGGKAYWEAQVASGASLAEISAGIANSKEANGIAWGVPEWDYYARDVASRGMTFDYAVKQCGVDMSC from the coding sequence ATGACTTTTAAAAATAATTCATCAGGGTTCACATTGGCAGAAGTCGTTATTGCTATGGGAATTTCATCGGTTGTGATTTTAGGAGCAGGTGGATTTTTAAAAACATCTTTTGATTCAAGTGTGAGCACAAATAAACGCATTGATAAAAATGAATATTTTGATGAGATGTCAAAAACGATTAGCAATCGTCTGACTTGTGGAGAGACACTTAAAAATTTATCTGTGGGAAGCAGTGTGACTGGTATCAAAAAACAAGGGCAAAATATCTTTGCTGTCGGACAGTCGTTAGCAAAGGATACAACATTAAGCTCTATCACTTTAGAGCAAAATCCTAATTGGACTCCGGTTGCTGAAAAGTATGGGCCGGCGAGATTAAAGATTCAGGTGGCCGCCAATGGGGTGACGACGACAAAGTATTTTCCTATTAGTATTCAACTCGATAAAGATAAAAAGGTTATAGGTTGTAGTCAGAAGCTAGAACTTGGTTCTGTTAAAGAAGATATTTATAATGAAGTTTGCACGACTGTAGTCGGAGGTTCGTTAAATAGTAAAAAGTGTAATTGGACTAAACCGATTCATTACGATTATGTCTACATTCCAGCACCTCCTCCAGCTCCAGTAGGACCTGAGTGTTATGGGCCAATCTGTGCAATGTACGCCTCTGAGTTAGGACGTATGCCAGATGCAGGTGGAAAGGCCTATTGGGAAGCTCAAGTCGCAAGTGGAGCATCTCTGGCAGAAATCAGTGCAGGAATTGCCAATTCTAAGGAAGCCAATGGAATCGCATGGGGAGTGCCTGAATGGGATTACTATGCACGTGATGTGGCCAGTAGAGGAATGACTTTTGACTACGCGGTTAAACAGTGTGGTGTTGATATGAGCTGTTAG
- a CDS encoding prepilin-type N-terminal cleavage/methylation domain-containing protein, giving the protein MVNKGFSFVEVMVSVAILAIGVVAFINMSKVDSNSNKQVVSQDAKAYITKELLTSLESKANCETLLKNKAVGANLNFLSTDGINITAGTVINKTHRIAEFKYKFLSAPNLPSEYKFINIYFVLSPISDATKKVIQNIRIIGKASSTVSSCVSPREDGGLLVQQKAIQIAKVKVCTEDLKGTLQASGVCSWPEPFTTIVVPIQL; this is encoded by the coding sequence ATGGTAAATAAAGGTTTTTCTTTTGTTGAAGTCATGGTCAGTGTGGCCATTTTAGCTATCGGGGTTGTGGCCTTTATCAATATGAGTAAAGTTGATAGCAATAGTAATAAACAAGTCGTCTCTCAGGATGCCAAGGCCTATATAACAAAAGAACTCCTGACAAGTCTGGAGAGTAAGGCGAACTGTGAAACTTTGCTTAAGAATAAGGCGGTAGGTGCGAATCTTAACTTTCTATCAACTGATGGGATTAATATTACGGCCGGTACGGTTATTAATAAGACTCACAGGATTGCAGAATTCAAATATAAGTTTTTAAGTGCACCGAATTTACCAAGTGAATATAAGTTCATTAACATCTACTTTGTTTTATCACCAATTAGTGATGCAACAAAAAAAGTCATTCAAAATATCAGGATTATCGGTAAAGCTTCCTCTACAGTAAGCAGTTGTGTTTCACCAAGAGAAGATGGTGGGCTCTTAGTTCAACAGAAGGCCATTCAAATTGCGAAGGTGAAAGTCTGCACCGAAGATTTAAAAGGTACGTTACAAGCTTCCGGCGTTTGTAGCTGGCCGGAACCTTTTACGACTATTGTTGTTCCGATCCAGCTCTAG
- a CDS encoding tail fiber domain-containing protein has translation MKKLMKFYKRLSFAQGAAFAVSLTSVVGIAANNIPGFFTFTTGQVISSSQVNSNFDKLAQLIEDNQSQTFIGTWNASSNLPDIDVAPPMSGGYYVVTTAGTHNSIAYSIGDWAIWNGTAWSRIQNISGVSSVFGRTGTILKAKGDYVLTDLGDVDLLTTPPNAGQVLQFNGSNWLPGTLPVITETDPTVMAFAKTALPTCSGSQALRTSGSTFVCAPIFSGSANTVVVTNGTGELLTSPVTASELNYLSGVTSGIQAQLNTKINSGSLVDWSTPGVPTIDPSRLNLGMTNRVVVTNISGAIEPSSITTNELNFIAGLNTNLQTQLNGKVNINVPSPTVSSDAVNKMYVDTALQYVKATNSTFTGIGFTSSSYAANVGTANSFIGTNAGNSNSTGQSNTFVGFESGRMSTTGSNNTGLGNGTLTASGVKSFNTAIGSNSMMSATTGQSNTAIGAASLGALTTGSNNTIIGKNAGVQVSTGSSNIMIGYSVGQTMSSGEENIIIGNSAGPTTGTSNIVIGNSGAISLAGNNNVIIGGNLASLNSLTNTIVLATAGATAIERMRIDTNGNMGLGTTAPADKLSIVGNVTATGTISATSFPVTSDRRLKKNIVTVQNALEKVLKLRGVEFDWIKTGVHEIGVIAQEVEKIVPDLVMTNSKGFKSVKYANMVSLLIESTKETDEKITALESENKMLKGYLCAKDPAAPFCH, from the coding sequence ATGAAAAAGTTAATGAAATTTTATAAGCGACTAAGCTTTGCTCAAGGAGCTGCGTTCGCTGTATCTTTAACTTCTGTCGTAGGTATTGCGGCCAATAACATTCCTGGATTTTTTACCTTCACAACAGGTCAGGTCATTTCTTCATCACAGGTCAACAGCAACTTTGATAAGCTTGCACAGTTAATAGAAGATAATCAGTCACAAACTTTTATCGGAACATGGAATGCTTCGAGCAACCTTCCAGATATTGATGTAGCTCCACCGATGTCTGGTGGATATTATGTTGTCACAACAGCAGGAACTCACAACTCTATTGCTTACAGTATTGGCGACTGGGCCATCTGGAATGGAACGGCCTGGAGTAGAATTCAAAATATCTCAGGAGTCTCTTCTGTCTTTGGCAGAACAGGTACTATATTAAAAGCGAAAGGCGACTACGTTCTTACTGATCTTGGTGATGTTGATTTATTAACGACTCCTCCTAATGCAGGACAAGTTTTACAATTCAACGGATCGAACTGGCTTCCTGGAACATTACCTGTAATCACTGAAACAGACCCTACAGTGATGGCATTTGCCAAAACAGCATTACCTACATGTTCAGGTTCTCAGGCACTAAGAACTTCTGGAAGTACTTTTGTCTGTGCTCCTATCTTTTCCGGAAGCGCTAACACAGTTGTTGTCACAAATGGTACAGGTGAACTACTAACCTCACCGGTTACAGCATCTGAATTAAATTATCTATCGGGTGTGACTTCAGGCATCCAGGCACAGTTAAATACAAAAATTAACTCTGGGTCACTTGTCGATTGGAGTACTCCAGGGGTTCCGACAATAGATCCTTCTCGACTTAACTTAGGGATGACAAATCGTGTGGTTGTAACGAATATTTCTGGTGCAATTGAGCCTTCATCTATAACAACAAACGAATTAAATTTTATTGCTGGTTTAAATACTAATCTTCAAACTCAGCTTAATGGAAAAGTGAACATAAACGTTCCTTCCCCTACAGTATCATCAGATGCTGTTAATAAAATGTATGTCGATACAGCTCTTCAATATGTAAAGGCCACTAATTCAACTTTTACCGGAATTGGTTTCACCTCTTCTTCATATGCGGCCAACGTTGGGACTGCCAATTCTTTTATTGGAACGAATGCCGGAAATTCCAATAGCACAGGTCAAAGCAATACGTTTGTAGGTTTTGAAAGTGGAAGGATGAGCACAACGGGAAGTAATAATACAGGACTAGGAAACGGAACTTTAACTGCAAGTGGAGTAAAAAGTTTCAACACGGCCATTGGGTCTAATTCAATGATGTCGGCGACAACTGGTCAAAGCAACACTGCAATTGGTGCAGCCTCTCTTGGCGCTTTAACTACCGGATCAAATAATACTATCATCGGTAAAAATGCTGGTGTTCAGGTTTCAACTGGTTCAAGCAACATTATGATTGGTTATAGTGTTGGCCAAACCATGAGTTCTGGAGAAGAAAATATTATTATTGGTAATTCAGCAGGGCCAACAACTGGTACTAGTAACATCGTTATTGGTAACAGCGGAGCAATCAGTTTAGCAGGAAATAACAATGTTATCATTGGTGGTAACTTAGCTTCTTTAAATTCTTTGACTAATACAATTGTTCTCGCGACAGCAGGGGCCACTGCCATTGAAAGAATGAGAATTGATACTAACGGTAATATGGGATTGGGTACTACGGCACCTGCTGATAAATTATCCATCGTTGGAAACGTGACTGCAACGGGAACCATCTCTGCAACCTCTTTTCCTGTCACTTCAGACAGAAGACTAAAGAAAAATATTGTCACTGTTCAAAACGCTCTTGAAAAAGTTTTAAAACTTCGCGGTGTCGAATTTGATTGGATCAAAACGGGTGTCCACGAAATTGGGGTGATTGCTCAGGAAGTTGAAAAAATTGTTCCTGATTTAGTTATGACGAATTCAAAAGGTTTCAAATCAGTTAAATACGCAAACATGGTTTCGCTTTTAATTGAATCAACAAAAGAAACTGATGAAAAAATTACTGCTCTTGAAAGCGAGAATAAAATGCTTAAGGGTTATCTGTGTGCCAAAGACCCTGCCGCTCCATTTTGTCATTAG